The following proteins are co-located in the Fodinibius salicampi genome:
- a CDS encoding sodium:calcium antiporter, translating into MILSLLFWTFIALIATGILWKGSDWLEHASEGLSIYYELPDIVQGALVVAIGSSFPELSTVVISSLLHGEFELGVAAIVGSAIFNILIIPAVAGLVTKDPLESNRDLVYKEAQFYIISVAVLIITFAFAAIFNPISSENGVILGEMDRLLALMPIVLYAFYIFIQYQDTMDYESDIDASAINPLKQWGMLALSLVVILIGVEMLVRSAIEFGNLLGTPSFLWGISVVAAGTSIPDAFVSIQKARKGDAVTSLANVLGSNIFDLLVCIPVGVLIVGTTVINFTVAAPLMGALTLGTLLLFSFMRTDMVLSRIESITLIVLYFLFLLWMGLENFDVIDSIPSLPA; encoded by the coding sequence ATGATTCTCTCACTGCTTTTTTGGACGTTTATAGCCCTGATTGCTACGGGCATTCTCTGGAAAGGGAGCGACTGGCTGGAACATGCTAGTGAGGGATTATCCATCTATTATGAGCTGCCGGATATCGTACAAGGTGCACTGGTAGTAGCGATAGGATCAAGCTTTCCTGAGCTGTCCACCGTGGTGATCTCCAGCCTCCTCCATGGGGAGTTTGAGTTGGGAGTAGCGGCCATAGTTGGGTCGGCCATTTTCAATATTCTGATAATTCCGGCCGTTGCGGGCTTGGTTACCAAGGATCCACTGGAATCGAATCGAGACCTGGTCTATAAGGAAGCCCAGTTTTATATCATTTCGGTGGCGGTATTGATTATCACCTTTGCTTTTGCGGCTATTTTCAACCCCATTTCTTCCGAAAATGGAGTTATTCTGGGCGAAATGGATCGACTGTTGGCCCTTATGCCTATCGTTCTATACGCTTTCTATATCTTTATCCAGTACCAGGATACGATGGACTACGAATCAGACATTGATGCCAGTGCAATTAATCCGCTGAAGCAGTGGGGCATGCTTGCCTTAAGCCTGGTTGTTATTTTGATTGGGGTGGAAATGCTGGTTAGGTCTGCCATCGAGTTTGGTAACCTGTTGGGAACGCCTTCTTTTCTCTGGGGAATTTCGGTAGTAGCTGCAGGCACCAGCATCCCCGATGCTTTTGTGAGCATTCAAAAGGCGCGCAAAGGCGACGCCGTAACCTCACTGGCTAATGTTCTGGGCAGCAATATTTTTGACCTGCTGGTTTGCATTCCGGTGGGCGTACTTATCGTCGGGACTACGGTCATTAATTTTACGGTTGCGGCACCACTAATGGGAGCGCTTACCCTGGGCACGCTGCTCCTTTTTAGCTTTATGCGCACTGACATGGTGCTCAGCCGGATAGAGTCAATAACGCTTATCGTACTCTATTTTTTATTTTTGCTGTGGATGGGGCTGGAGAATTTTGATGTCATTGATTCGATCCCGTCTCTACCGGCCTAA
- a CDS encoding glycosyl hydrolase 115 family protein has product MNYKIISLVLLMLTVLGCQNAFAQFTIADQDGATSIVYDIESSALDSIAAHLLARDIEAVTGQRPGIYTSFEDVQGNVIILGDISSNLISSHLDTSRLSGQWETYGRVFKADPTASINQAMFIAGSDPRGTAYGVFDLSKEIGVSPWYWWADVPVKKNNSLTVSNKGTFSTSPSVKYRGIFLNDEGWGLEPWASKTFEPSVRNMGPKTYAKIFELLLRLKANMVWPAMHPNTEPFFQVPGNAEIAEKWEIVVGTSHAEPMLRNNVGEWNHEAMGDFNYQTNASSVYDYWEQRVKQSQGMDAIYTVGMRGVHDSGMEGVDSMDEAVNALEQVISDQRELLSKYINKDVSEVPQSFTPYKEVLDIYEAGMDVPEDITITWPDDNHGYIRRFSDQAEQQRPGGAGVYYHLSYLGAPHPYIWLSPTTPALVWREMRRAQLQNMSEIWIANVGDIKRREWETEFFMVLAWDIDSWAPENIQDYFSTVASRDISEKYANQISELMWEYYRLATERKPEFMGFNKSQWAGWPPVQDPFYSLWNYNDEVQQRIQSYQDLQTRAKKLSEEIPAEAADTYFELVYYPIAGATAMNEKWLYGYKSREYAKQGRAVANQLSDSAFAAFEEIKQLTRHYNQEVAGGKWEHMVDYSPGYEKGSSVFFEPITTRIETEDVRGVGVAIEGQQDPLQPLKGNLPDITTRESTITMSAIEANISGELTTGKDSSGMFLRWPEDGTGRTVSGPEYYDVIPYEVNNPMKAVFEFNVKEAGGTHRLNLSVDHPDEGSDSWWVTVNDHAPIKVEGSVGCIQQLEVDDIVLQPGRNTLTIHPHESGGKLYGVEFVQESRQLSPSFTEENSLPTFNRYTQQRHFIDIFSRGQEAEEWSAESSAPWIQLSDDKGLLSGGSERIWVTVNYEEAPAGQDISGNIDITSGEQRYRVAIPVFNQNLQVPSNAFIEANGVISMPASQYHQKKAANTASWRSVTGLGRSGSAMLLEPMKGWYIEDLSQVREVSPVLEYDMVVTEGGPGNVIVEGVPAFPLKESQPMRCAISIGDGEPQWITFEMGNPGGQPWIDNVLESRMVGTGQLDLEPGTYRFKLWGTDPSVNVDQIMIDFGGLEPSYGGPPSTKISREKK; this is encoded by the coding sequence ATGAATTATAAAATAATTTCACTGGTACTTTTGATGCTGACCGTATTAGGCTGTCAGAACGCCTTTGCCCAATTTACCATTGCAGACCAGGATGGTGCCACCTCCATCGTCTATGATATTGAAAGTTCAGCTTTGGACTCTATTGCAGCACACCTGTTGGCCCGAGATATTGAAGCCGTAACCGGCCAGCGTCCTGGGATTTATACCAGCTTTGAGGATGTACAGGGGAATGTGATTATTCTTGGCGATATCAGCTCCAATCTGATTAGCAGCCATCTCGATACTTCTCGCCTTTCGGGCCAATGGGAAACCTATGGACGAGTATTTAAAGCCGACCCTACAGCTTCCATCAATCAGGCGATGTTCATAGCTGGCAGCGATCCCCGGGGTACTGCCTACGGGGTCTTTGATTTGTCAAAAGAAATAGGCGTTTCGCCCTGGTACTGGTGGGCAGACGTTCCGGTTAAAAAGAATAATTCCCTGACCGTAAGCAACAAAGGCACCTTTTCAACTTCTCCCTCGGTTAAATACCGGGGCATTTTTCTCAATGATGAGGGTTGGGGCCTGGAGCCCTGGGCCTCCAAGACATTTGAGCCCTCCGTCCGTAATATGGGTCCCAAAACCTACGCCAAAATCTTTGAACTGTTGCTGCGCCTGAAAGCCAACATGGTTTGGCCGGCGATGCATCCGAATACCGAACCCTTCTTCCAGGTGCCCGGCAACGCAGAGATTGCTGAGAAATGGGAAATAGTGGTGGGCACTTCCCACGCCGAGCCGATGCTTCGCAACAACGTGGGCGAATGGAATCACGAGGCGATGGGGGATTTCAACTATCAAACCAATGCTTCTTCGGTATACGATTACTGGGAGCAGCGGGTCAAACAGAGCCAGGGGATGGATGCTATCTACACGGTTGGCATGCGCGGTGTTCATGACAGTGGTATGGAAGGTGTAGACTCTATGGATGAGGCAGTCAATGCCCTCGAGCAGGTGATTTCCGATCAGCGGGAACTGCTAAGCAAATATATTAATAAAGATGTGTCCGAAGTCCCCCAGTCGTTTACTCCCTATAAGGAAGTGCTCGATATATACGAGGCCGGGATGGACGTGCCCGAAGATATCACCATCACCTGGCCCGACGACAATCACGGGTATATTCGACGGTTTTCTGACCAGGCTGAGCAGCAACGCCCCGGTGGTGCTGGGGTGTATTACCACTTGTCGTATCTTGGGGCGCCCCATCCCTATATCTGGCTTTCCCCGACCACACCTGCCCTGGTTTGGCGGGAGATGAGGCGCGCCCAACTACAGAACATGAGTGAAATATGGATTGCCAACGTGGGGGACATAAAACGCCGCGAATGGGAGACCGAATTTTTCATGGTTCTGGCCTGGGATATAGACTCCTGGGCGCCGGAGAACATCCAAGACTATTTTTCGACCGTCGCCTCACGCGACATTTCTGAAAAGTATGCGAACCAGATCTCCGAGCTGATGTGGGAATACTACCGGCTTGCTACCGAGCGTAAACCGGAATTTATGGGATTCAATAAATCGCAATGGGCCGGGTGGCCGCCCGTTCAGGATCCTTTCTACAGCCTATGGAATTATAATGATGAGGTCCAGCAGCGAATACAAAGCTACCAGGATTTGCAAACGCGGGCAAAGAAACTTTCGGAAGAGATTCCCGCCGAAGCCGCGGATACTTACTTTGAGCTGGTCTATTATCCCATTGCCGGGGCCACGGCCATGAATGAGAAGTGGCTGTACGGGTATAAAAGCAGGGAATACGCCAAGCAGGGTCGGGCGGTTGCAAATCAGTTGAGCGATTCGGCATTTGCGGCTTTTGAGGAGATCAAACAGCTGACCCGACATTATAACCAAGAGGTGGCTGGCGGTAAATGGGAGCATATGGTTGATTATAGTCCCGGGTATGAAAAAGGATCGTCGGTATTTTTTGAACCGATCACCACCCGCATTGAAACGGAAGACGTTCGGGGTGTAGGCGTGGCTATTGAAGGCCAGCAGGATCCGCTGCAACCGTTAAAAGGTAATCTGCCCGATATCACCACCAGGGAATCAACCATAACAATGAGCGCTATAGAAGCCAATATATCCGGGGAGCTTACGACCGGAAAAGATTCGTCCGGGATGTTTCTGAGGTGGCCGGAAGACGGGACCGGCAGAACTGTATCTGGCCCTGAATACTATGATGTGATTCCCTATGAGGTGAATAATCCCATGAAAGCTGTGTTTGAATTTAATGTTAAGGAGGCTGGTGGTACCCACAGACTCAACTTGTCGGTCGATCACCCTGATGAAGGCAGCGACTCCTGGTGGGTAACCGTCAATGATCATGCACCTATAAAAGTTGAAGGCTCTGTTGGTTGCATCCAACAGTTGGAAGTTGACGATATTGTATTGCAGCCTGGCCGGAACACATTGACAATTCATCCCCATGAAAGTGGAGGAAAGCTGTACGGAGTAGAGTTCGTCCAAGAATCGCGTCAACTGTCGCCCAGTTTCACAGAAGAAAATAGTCTCCCGACATTTAATCGCTATACCCAGCAGCGTCATTTTATCGACATTTTTAGCCGCGGGCAGGAAGCCGAGGAGTGGTCGGCCGAAAGCAGTGCTCCCTGGATTCAGCTGAGTGATGACAAGGGATTACTCAGCGGCGGCTCCGAACGCATCTGGGTAACAGTCAATTATGAGGAAGCGCCAGCTGGACAGGATATTAGTGGCAACATCGACATTACGAGCGGGGAGCAACGCTACCGGGTAGCCATCCCGGTGTTCAACCAAAATCTGCAGGTGCCATCAAACGCCTTCATCGAGGCCAACGGCGTGATTTCCATGCCGGCCAGTCAGTACCATCAAAAAAAGGCGGCGAATACGGCTTCTTGGCGTTCCGTAACCGGATTAGGACGAAGCGGTTCGGCCATGTTGCTGGAGCCGATGAAGGGATGGTACATTGAGGATCTGTCTCAGGTCCGGGAGGTTTCTCCCGTGCTTGAATATGATATGGTGGTTACTGAGGGCGGGCCGGGCAATGTAATCGTCGAAGGGGTACCGGCCTTTCCATTGAAAGAATCCCAACCGATGCGATGTGCGATAAGCATTGGCGACGGAGAGCCACAGTGGATTACCTTTGAGATGGGAAACCCGGGCGGGCAACCATGGATAGATAATGTGCTGGAAAGCCGTATGGTCGGAACGGGGCAACTGGACCTTGAACCCGGTACGTACCGCTTTAAGCTGTGGGGAACAGATCCTTCCGTCAATGTTGATCAAATCATGATTGACTTTGGAGGCCTGGAGCCATCGTATGGGGGACCGCCCTCCACAAAGATAAGTCGTGAGAAAAAGTAA
- a CDS encoding NADP-dependent oxidoreductase, whose translation MSKKMKASYFDEYGDLNQVKTGMLEKPEPGEGEVLVRVQAAGVNPVDAAVARGMLDEMIPAQFPAVPGWDVAGEVKERGHAARRFDIGDEVYAYARRPTVQHGTFAEYVVLPECYLAHRPREITVEEAGGIPLVGLTAYQALFQYGDLQEDHTLLILGASGGVGTLAIQLAKSAGATVIGVASDENKDYMKDLGADHTIDYKAGDVGEAVSSIVPEGVDFIFHCSRGNSLDQSIDTLKRGGQLISITNSQPDVPDDISFQYVFVEPNASQLKHIQELADEGEITVPISKTFDLDKVQAVLQEIESLHTQGKTVITP comes from the coding sequence ATGAGTAAAAAAATGAAGGCATCTTATTTTGATGAGTATGGAGATTTGAACCAGGTAAAAACCGGAATGCTCGAAAAACCCGAACCCGGTGAGGGAGAAGTACTTGTCCGCGTGCAAGCGGCTGGGGTAAATCCCGTGGACGCTGCCGTGGCAAGGGGCATGCTTGATGAGATGATTCCTGCCCAATTCCCGGCTGTTCCGGGTTGGGACGTTGCCGGCGAAGTGAAGGAACGAGGCCATGCAGCCCGCAGATTCGATATAGGAGATGAAGTATACGCCTATGCCCGTCGGCCTACTGTACAGCACGGGACCTTTGCGGAATATGTAGTATTGCCAGAGTGTTACCTTGCCCACCGGCCCCGGGAAATTACGGTGGAAGAAGCCGGTGGAATTCCCCTTGTTGGACTTACGGCATACCAGGCACTTTTCCAGTATGGAGACCTGCAGGAAGATCATACTCTGCTAATACTCGGAGCCTCGGGTGGAGTGGGTACCTTGGCTATTCAGCTGGCTAAATCGGCTGGTGCAACCGTTATTGGCGTAGCCAGCGATGAGAACAAGGACTATATGAAAGATCTCGGAGCGGACCACACCATCGACTATAAGGCCGGAGATGTGGGAGAAGCCGTCAGTTCAATAGTTCCGGAGGGAGTAGACTTTATCTTTCACTGTTCCCGGGGCAACTCGCTGGATCAAAGCATTGATACGCTAAAAAGAGGTGGACAACTTATTTCCATTACAAACAGTCAGCCGGATGTGCCTGATGATATTAGCTTCCAGTATGTGTTTGTTGAGCCGAATGCCAGTCAGTTGAAACATATTCAGGAACTGGCGGATGAGGGTGAAATTACGGTTCCAATTTCCAAAACGTTTGATTTAGATAAAGTGCAGGCTGTGCTTCAGGAGATTGAATCCCTCCATACGCAGGGTAAAACCGTTATTACGCCCTGA
- a CDS encoding choice-of-anchor B family protein, whose translation MKRISILCFLLFFPLTLFSVQAQTTPSGESEAMMGFARAVDVADGLVFIGEPANVHQPGIVYVYDRSDTGWTEQVQLTASDGKIGDGFGSSLAANGNYVLIGAPERDDNQGAAYIFERAGDGSWTEASRIALADSIAESGFGESVGIQGDLAFIGAPGEQDGHGAVYVYRHTDAGSWSQQARIANPDTSNGMNFGSALALDGNRLLVGAPEDQGGAVYVFQGSNDGSWTREATLTSDGVDEDGAFGSSIGMNGDQVLVGAPDHASASGAVFVFRRDADTQKWNESGRLVAYDSEPRYQFGTSLTFAGTEAWIGAPNADGRKGAIYQFEQNQTGDGWAGVQKLSGPDSEQNAQFAGTIAVDENVAVTGLIGADYGAGTAAILERTEDSGAWSVQTTVLGKGSSVLEPITGNKVECTDGNADRYGCNNVDLLSFLPIDEIGGDRGVRLNDMWGWTDPRTGKEYALIGRNEGTSFVDVSDPNNPVYVGTLPMTEGAQASVWRDIKVYGNHAFIVADNAGTHGMQVVDLTDLREFEGTPITLEEVAHYNEIHSAHNVVINKDTGFAYVVGSSGGGQTCGGGLHMVNIQDPTNPTFAGCFSDPSTGRSGTGYTHDAQCVVYEGPDKEYQGQEICIGANETAISIADVTDKENPKAVSTASYPDYAYVHQGWLTEDHRYFFQNDELDELTGNVEETRTLVWDVTDLDDPQFVREFYLGNPSSDHNLYIKGDTMYQSNYVSGLQVVDISDPENPEKIGYFDTHPFTEDQPGFAGTWSNYPYFDSGIVVMTSSREGLFILEKQE comes from the coding sequence ATGAAACGTATATCGATACTCTGTTTTCTACTCTTTTTTCCTCTCACTCTTTTCTCTGTACAGGCACAAACAACTCCATCCGGTGAATCTGAAGCGATGATGGGATTCGCCCGTGCGGTGGATGTTGCCGATGGATTGGTATTTATCGGTGAGCCTGCAAATGTACACCAGCCCGGAATAGTGTATGTGTACGACCGTTCCGATACGGGATGGACGGAGCAAGTCCAGCTGACCGCCTCGGATGGGAAGATCGGCGATGGTTTCGGATCGTCATTGGCTGCCAATGGCAACTATGTACTAATAGGCGCGCCAGAACGGGATGACAATCAAGGTGCAGCCTATATCTTTGAGCGGGCCGGTGACGGGTCGTGGACCGAAGCTTCCCGGATTGCCCTGGCTGATTCCATTGCTGAAAGTGGCTTTGGTGAAAGCGTGGGAATACAAGGAGATCTTGCCTTTATCGGTGCACCCGGTGAACAGGATGGCCATGGTGCCGTTTACGTGTATCGACATACGGATGCCGGATCATGGTCTCAACAGGCGCGGATTGCGAACCCGGATACTTCGAATGGCATGAACTTTGGTTCGGCCCTCGCCCTGGATGGTAATCGTTTGCTCGTTGGAGCACCCGAAGATCAGGGAGGAGCAGTTTATGTTTTCCAGGGTAGCAATGACGGAAGCTGGACCCGGGAGGCTACGCTCACAAGTGACGGAGTGGACGAAGATGGAGCCTTTGGCTCATCTATTGGTATGAATGGCGATCAGGTTCTTGTTGGAGCCCCGGATCACGCATCTGCCTCGGGAGCTGTATTTGTTTTCCGGCGCGATGCAGATACTCAAAAGTGGAATGAAAGCGGCCGTCTCGTTGCCTATGACAGTGAGCCGAGATACCAATTTGGTACGTCACTGACGTTTGCCGGGACTGAAGCCTGGATTGGAGCTCCGAATGCCGATGGCAGAAAAGGGGCAATCTACCAGTTTGAGCAGAATCAAACCGGCGATGGATGGGCAGGAGTGCAAAAGCTGAGTGGACCCGATTCCGAGCAAAATGCTCAGTTCGCTGGTACTATTGCCGTGGATGAAAATGTTGCCGTAACCGGACTTATCGGTGCCGACTATGGGGCCGGAACGGCAGCAATCCTGGAGCGCACCGAGGATAGCGGTGCGTGGTCTGTGCAGACCACTGTACTGGGTAAAGGCAGTTCTGTTCTTGAGCCCATCACCGGAAATAAGGTCGAATGCACCGATGGCAATGCAGATCGGTATGGCTGTAATAATGTAGATCTGCTTTCCTTTCTCCCTATTGATGAAATTGGCGGCGACCGCGGTGTTCGGCTCAACGACATGTGGGGATGGACCGATCCCAGGACGGGTAAAGAGTATGCACTCATCGGACGAAATGAAGGCACATCCTTTGTAGATGTCAGTGATCCCAATAATCCTGTTTATGTTGGTACATTACCTATGACAGAGGGGGCACAGGCAAGTGTCTGGCGCGATATTAAAGTCTACGGTAATCATGCCTTTATCGTCGCCGATAATGCCGGTACGCATGGAATGCAGGTAGTCGATCTTACTGACCTCCGTGAATTTGAAGGAACACCAATTACATTAGAGGAGGTAGCACACTATAATGAGATTCACAGCGCCCATAATGTGGTTATCAACAAAGACACCGGTTTTGCCTATGTCGTCGGAAGCAGCGGCGGCGGACAGACGTGCGGGGGCGGCCTGCATATGGTGAATATACAGGATCCTACAAATCCAACTTTCGCCGGCTGCTTCTCCGATCCCTCAACAGGTCGCAGTGGAACCGGTTATACCCATGACGCGCAATGCGTGGTCTATGAAGGACCGGATAAGGAGTACCAGGGACAGGAAATCTGTATTGGCGCCAATGAGACCGCTATCAGCATAGCTGATGTTACGGATAAGGAAAATCCCAAAGCCGTTTCTACGGCTTCCTATCCAGATTATGCATATGTCCACCAAGGCTGGCTCACCGAAGATCACCGGTATTTCTTCCAGAACGATGAGCTTGATGAGCTTACCGGCAATGTGGAGGAAACCCGTACTCTCGTATGGGATGTGACGGACCTTGACGATCCGCAATTCGTACGCGAATTCTATCTCGGCAATCCGTCTTCCGACCATAACCTCTATATCAAAGGCGATACGATGTATCAGTCGAATTATGTGAGCGGGCTGCAGGTGGTCGATATTAGCGATCCGGAAAACCCAGAGAAGATTGGTTATTTTGATACTCATCCGTTTACCGAAGATCAGCCGGGCTTTGCCGGAACATGGAGTAACTACCCGTACTTCGACAGCGGTATTGTAGTTATGACCAGCTCCCGCGAGGGCTTGTTTATCCTGGAAAAGCAGGAATAA
- a CDS encoding GNAT family N-acetyltransferase: MDIQHEYGESKGKFFLEKDGKVKAEITYSKMGNTGIIIDHTEVSDELRGKNVGKKLVKTAIAYARNNNLKVIPLCPYAKSVIERDPSLQDVLR; encoded by the coding sequence ATGGATATCCAGCATGAGTACGGTGAAAGCAAAGGAAAGTTTTTTCTGGAAAAAGATGGAAAGGTTAAAGCGGAAATAACCTATTCCAAAATGGGAAATACGGGGATAATTATCGATCATACCGAGGTATCCGATGAGTTAAGAGGAAAGAATGTTGGAAAAAAGCTGGTAAAAACTGCGATAGCCTATGCCCGTAATAATAATTTGAAAGTGATTCCGCTCTGTCCCTATGCGAAATCGGTTATTGAACGGGATCCCTCACTTCAGGATGTGTTGAGGTAA
- a CDS encoding YncE family protein — translation MNKDFIMQSLMNAFSRIVFVTFAVFTLSAGTISAQHQPDKKNSTAEGQRIYVCNQGAATLTVIDAETNEIVDNIDLQELGFSENAKPHHTVAEPDGSHWYVTLIGENRVLKFNRKNELVGQAEMEVPGLLELHPTRDLLLVGRSMSAVNPPQSIGVINRSDMTLQKEIDTFFARPHAISTTPDGKWTFIASLAENQILSLNTETEETNLTRIGGDTHVFVDFAISPDGNTLVVTGQVSGKLLVFDISDPASPTVTDSIDVNAQPWHPIFSPDGRFVYFGNKEAHTVTVVNMQSRSVDTVIEGKGLAQPHGSALSADGKYLYISNNNRKGTYQASTTSSTGDPPGTITVINTETREIEKIIEVDAYPSGIGTRAR, via the coding sequence ATGAATAAAGATTTTATTATGCAAAGCCTGATGAATGCTTTTTCACGAATAGTATTTGTTACGTTTGCGGTGTTCACGCTGTCTGCCGGGACTATTTCTGCTCAGCATCAGCCGGATAAAAAAAATAGTACCGCTGAAGGCCAGCGTATCTACGTCTGTAATCAAGGGGCAGCAACGCTAACCGTTATTGATGCGGAGACGAATGAAATCGTAGATAATATTGATTTACAGGAACTTGGATTTTCTGAAAATGCCAAGCCGCACCACACAGTAGCCGAACCGGATGGTTCTCACTGGTACGTTACTCTTATTGGAGAAAATCGCGTGCTCAAATTCAACAGGAAGAACGAGCTCGTCGGTCAGGCCGAAATGGAGGTCCCCGGACTTCTGGAGCTGCATCCCACGCGCGATCTGCTGCTGGTCGGGCGGTCAATGAGTGCGGTTAATCCGCCCCAGAGTATCGGGGTTATTAACCGATCAGATATGACGTTGCAAAAAGAAATCGATACCTTTTTCGCTCGTCCCCACGCCATTTCAACCACTCCAGACGGTAAATGGACATTTATCGCAAGCCTGGCAGAAAATCAAATTCTTTCGCTCAATACCGAAACCGAAGAAACAAATCTGACAAGAATTGGTGGTGATACTCATGTCTTTGTTGACTTTGCCATATCGCCCGATGGGAACACTTTGGTCGTTACGGGGCAGGTATCGGGGAAGCTGCTCGTCTTCGATATTAGTGATCCGGCCTCACCAACCGTGACCGATAGTATTGACGTTAATGCCCAGCCCTGGCATCCGATCTTTTCACCGGATGGACGGTTTGTCTATTTCGGAAACAAAGAAGCACATACCGTTACTGTAGTGAATATGCAAAGCCGATCCGTGGATACGGTGATCGAGGGCAAAGGTCTTGCCCAGCCGCATGGCAGCGCCCTTTCCGCAGATGGCAAGTATCTCTATATTTCCAATAATAACCGAAAAGGAACGTACCAGGCGAGCACTACCTCCTCTACCGGAGATCCGCCCGGTACGATCACGGTCATTAATACCGAAACGCGGGAAATTGAGAAGATTATTGAGGTCGATGCCTATCCTTCGGGAATCGGCACGCGGGCCCGGTAA
- a CDS encoding FG-GAP repeat domain-containing protein: MPDRPLNNLLIITVILFTACSGMQSTSSENELGSTDFERQVNPFPVHDTTGAQIGHPFLGGFNAPRPQFVNIDGDADPDLFVQENTDELMFFEHTNTDSDSPLAWQTDKFQNLDIGEWFRFADLDQDGDLDLLTEQPYSYIRYYRNEGSAENPDFSLAADTLKDANGKPIFSDRQNIPNVTDIDCDGKLDLFIGRLDGTLMRYESTGRDSRDIPQFELVNKRFEGIEIVKQFGTMHGANTMAFVDIDKDGDQDLFWGDFFEPSLLLIENKGSCSNPDLQGEPQPFPPSNPVESSGYNAPTFTDWDQDGNIDLFLGVLGGAYNATQTLADNFYFYKQENNGTFSLQSKRFLNTIDIGNESIPAVGDIDGDGDSDLLLANKIDPVDDNTSIVYQFENRGSAEKPSLHNTGALDLPDTYHYAPSLGDLNGNGRADLLLGTWKGRVAYYQNTADGFELVSKSLIELERGSNSAPALADIDDDGDLDLFVGSSGGDIHIYRNEGTGNEPEFVLEKDAFSDVRADSRSTPELHDIDGDGDLDLFLGTKTEGLLFFRNTGSAGKPTFEQEALPVALNVPSLGTPRFADFDGDGTAEFLSGGEGGGLIFYSR, from the coding sequence ATGCCTGACCGTCCGCTTAATAACTTGCTCATTATCACTGTAATCCTGTTCACGGCCTGCAGTGGCATGCAATCCACAAGCAGTGAAAATGAATTGGGATCCACTGATTTTGAGCGACAAGTGAATCCCTTCCCGGTACACGATACCACCGGCGCGCAAATTGGTCACCCCTTTCTCGGCGGTTTTAACGCCCCGCGTCCCCAGTTTGTTAATATTGATGGTGACGCCGATCCAGATCTCTTTGTCCAGGAAAATACGGACGAGCTCATGTTTTTTGAACATACGAATACGGACTCCGATTCTCCCCTGGCCTGGCAGACCGATAAGTTTCAGAATCTTGATATTGGCGAGTGGTTCCGCTTTGCCGATCTGGATCAGGATGGCGATCTGGATCTGCTTACCGAGCAGCCATACAGCTATATCCGTTACTATCGCAATGAGGGCTCTGCAGAAAATCCGGATTTTAGCCTGGCGGCTGATACGCTGAAGGATGCGAATGGGAAACCGATCTTTTCCGACCGTCAAAATATCCCAAACGTCACGGATATCGATTGCGACGGGAAGCTCGATCTTTTCATCGGTCGGCTGGACGGCACCCTAATGCGCTACGAATCAACGGGACGCGACAGCCGGGACATTCCGCAATTTGAGCTGGTAAATAAACGCTTTGAGGGTATCGAGATCGTCAAGCAGTTCGGTACCATGCACGGGGCAAACACCATGGCTTTTGTTGATATCGATAAGGATGGCGACCAGGATCTTTTTTGGGGCGATTTTTTCGAGCCCAGCCTCCTGCTTATCGAGAATAAGGGCTCCTGCAGCAATCCCGACCTGCAGGGCGAACCACAGCCATTCCCCCCATCCAATCCCGTTGAATCAAGCGGATACAACGCTCCCACTTTTACAGATTGGGATCAGGACGGTAATATCGATCTTTTTTTGGGCGTTCTCGGTGGTGCCTACAATGCAACCCAGACACTCGCGGATAATTTCTACTTTTACAAGCAGGAGAATAATGGCACCTTTAGCCTGCAGTCGAAACGATTCCTGAATACCATAGATATCGGAAATGAAAGCATACCCGCGGTGGGCGATATTGACGGAGACGGCGACTCTGACCTGCTTTTGGCCAACAAGATCGACCCGGTCGATGACAATACCTCGATTGTATATCAGTTTGAAAACCGCGGGTCAGCGGAAAAGCCGTCTCTCCATAACACAGGAGCGCTGGATCTACCCGATACGTATCACTATGCCCCGTCTCTGGGTGACCTTAACGGCAACGGCCGGGCGGACCTGTTGCTCGGGACATGGAAAGGAAGGGTTGCCTATTACCAAAATACGGCCGACGGATTTGAGCTGGTCAGTAAATCGCTTATAGAGCTGGAACGGGGAAGTAACAGCGCGCCGGCGCTTGCCGATATTGATGATGACGGGGATTTGGATCTCTTTGTCGGTTCATCGGGCGGAGATATCCACATCTATCGGAATGAAGGTACGGGGAATGAGCCGGAATTTGTCCTGGAGAAAGATGCTTTTTCCGATGTTCGGGCCGACTCCCGAAGTACCCCGGAGCTCCACGATATCGACGGGGATGGAGACCTTGATCTTTTTCTCGGCACAAAGACGGAGGGACTGCTCTTCTTCCGCAACACAGGATCTGCAGGTAAGCCAACCTTTGAACAAGAAGCTCTTCCCGTTGCTCTTAATGTACCCTCTCTGGGAACACCCCGCTTCGCCGATTTTGATGGAGACGGTACAGCCGAATTTCTGTCCGGTGGAGAGGGCGGAGGGCTTATCTTTTACAGTCGGTAG